From a region of the Archocentrus centrarchus isolate MPI-CPG fArcCen1 chromosome 18, fArcCen1, whole genome shotgun sequence genome:
- the LOC115797618 gene encoding uncharacterized protein K02A2.6-like, which produces MRGVKARLTLRPNSVPKFCPPRNVPYALRPQVEAELTCLTELGVISPVAHSDWATPVVPVNKKDGTVRLCGDFKVIINPALCIDKYPIPRIEDLFASLAGGQRFSKLDLSNAYLQMEVEESSKKLLIISTQKGLFCFNRLPFGVASSPALFQKAMDQVLLGLPHTHCYLDDILVSGPDKQTHLKTLDAVLSRLEEYGLHLKQEKCLFFQESMEYLGYIIDAAGLHKSPEKVHAIMEAPAPGDVSQLRSFLGILNKEKKWQWTSACASAFQKAKALLVSQEVLTHYNPELPLRLACDASPYGRPYGVGAVLSHVMPDGDEKPIAYASRTLSKAEQNYAQIEREALAIVFGVRKFHQYLYGNTFTLLTDHRPLTTIFRPVKSTPSMAAARMQRWALLLSAHNYTIEYRKGALHANADGLSRLPLPHGPSKKQCAVEVFYTSQLDTLPVSNAEIKRHTMSDSTLSRVMEMVTTGHFPAAKDAGELSPYLQRHHDLTVQHGCLMWGLRVIVPHKLRPRVLTELHSAHPGVVRMKSLAHSYVWWPSIDSQIEHQAKSCHSCQCPTR; this is translated from the exons ATGAGAGGAGTGAAAGCCAGGCTCACTCTAAGACCAAACAGTGTACCCAAATTCTGCCCACCACGCAACGTGCCATATGCTCTTCGACCGCAAGTGGAAGCTGAGCTGACATGCCTCACTGAGCTTGGCGTCATCTCACCTGTGGCGCATAGCGACTGGGCTACGCCAGTGGTGCCCGTGAACAAGAAAGACGGCACCGTGAGACTCTGCGGGGACTTCAAAGTCATCATCAACCCAGCTCTCTGCATCGACAAGTACCCAATTCCACGTATTGAGGACTTGTTTGCTTCTCTCGCTGGAGGTCAACGCTTCAGTAAGCTGGATCTATCCAATGCATATCTACAGATGGAAGTAGAAGAGAGCTCCAAGAAGTTGCTGATCATCTCAACACAGAAAGGACTTTTCTGCTTCAACCGCTTGCCGTTTGGTGTAGCGTCATCGCCCGCGTTGTTCCAGAAGGCAATGGACCAGGTGCTCCTCGGACTGCCACACACTCACTGCTACCTGGACGACATACTGGTCAGTGGTCCCGACAAGCAGACACACCTGAAAACTCTGGATGCAGTACTCAGCAGGCTAGAGGAATACGGCCTGCACCTCAAGCAAGAGAAatgtctcttcttccaggaatcCATGGAATATCTGGGCTACATTATCGATGCTGCTGGGCTCCACAAGTCACCGGAGAAGGTACACGCCATCATGGAAGCACCAGCACCAGGCGATGTAAGTCAACTTCGATCTTTCCTAGGAATacttaacaaagaaaagaaatggcagtGGACGTCAGCCTGTGCATCAGCGTTCCAGAAAGCCAAAGCACTCCTGGTATCACAAGAGGTGCTCACACACTACAACCCTGAGTTGCCTCTCCGTCTCGCTTGCGACGCTTCACCCTATGGG agaccctATGGGGTTGGCGCTGTTCTTTCGCATGTCATGCCGGATGGCGATGAAAAACCCATCGCCTATGCATCCAGAACTCtcagcaaagcagaacaaaactacGCTCAGATTGAGAGGGAGGCGTTAGCGATAGTCTTTGGAGTACGCAAGTTCCACCAGTACCTGTATGGCAATACATTCACTCTACTCACTGACCATCGCCCGCTTACAACCATCTTCAGGCCAGTGAAAAGCACACCATCCATGGCTGCAGCTCGCATGCAACGCTGGGCGCTCCTGCTTTCCGCTCACAATTACACCATTGAGTACCGAAAGGGGGCCCTACATGCCAACGCTGATGGACTGTCGAGGTTACCACTCCCTCATGGCCCCAGTAAGAAACAATGTGCAGTGGAGGTGTTCTACACGTCACAGTTGGACACATTGCCAGTCAGCAACGCCGAGATCAAGCGTCACACCATGTCTGACTCCACCCTGTCCCGTGTCATGGAAATGGTCACAACTGGCCATTTTCCAGCTGCAAAGGACGCAGGTGAGCTGTCTCCCTATCTCCAGCGCCACCATGATCTCACTGTGCAGCACGGATGCCTTATGTGGGGGTTGAGAGTGATTGTGCCACACAAACTGCGCCCCCGGGTGCTGACAGAACTACACTCAGCACACCCAGGTGTAGTAAGGATGAAGAGCTTAGCTCACAGCTACGTTTGGTGGCCCAGCATCGACTCTCAGATTGAGCACCAAGCAAAGTCATGCCACTCATGCCAGTGTCCTACAAGGTAA